In Marinicauda algicola, one DNA window encodes the following:
- a CDS encoding DUF305 domain-containing protein — translation MTAIRGLCAIAAGPFLAFALTAEAGAQAPIVQPGAPGEAGRSLTAEEAEALAATGYTDADVRFMQHMRVHHAQAVEMNALIDGRTGHAGIVMTGERIALAQEAEIALMETWLARRGEPLDAPDLHAHHGHHGHHAQPHGAPSDVPLMPGMLSPAQMAALRAASGAEFDLLFLSGMIQHHQGAIDMVDALLSQPRSGQDPVLSEFIGGIVADQSAEINRMQAMLDAIRAGEPSGEETR, via the coding sequence ATGACGGCAATCCGGGGCCTGTGCGCGATCGCGGCCGGGCCGTTTCTGGCGTTCGCGCTCACCGCTGAGGCGGGGGCGCAGGCGCCCATCGTCCAGCCCGGCGCGCCGGGCGAGGCGGGGCGCAGCCTCACCGCCGAGGAGGCCGAGGCGCTCGCCGCGACCGGCTACACCGACGCCGACGTGCGCTTCATGCAGCACATGAGGGTCCACCATGCGCAGGCGGTGGAGATGAACGCGCTGATCGACGGCCGCACCGGCCATGCCGGCATCGTGATGACGGGCGAGCGCATCGCGCTCGCGCAGGAAGCCGAGATCGCCCTGATGGAGACCTGGCTCGCGCGGCGCGGCGAACCGCTCGATGCGCCCGACCTGCATGCCCATCACGGCCATCACGGCCATCACGCGCAGCCTCACGGCGCGCCGTCCGACGTGCCCCTGATGCCCGGCATGCTGTCTCCGGCGCAGATGGCGGCGCTGCGCGCGGCCAGCGGAGCCGAGTTCGACCTTCTGTTCCTGTCCGGCATGATCCAGCACCACCAGGGCGCGATCGACATGGTCGACGCGCTGCTCTCGCAGCCGCGCTCGGGCCAGGACCCGGTCCTGTCCGAATTCATCGGCGGCATCGTCGCCGACCAGTCCGCGGAAATAAACCGCATGCAAGCCATGCTCGACGCGATACGCGCGGGCGAACCCTCGGGGGAGGAAACTCGATGA
- a CDS encoding LVIVD repeat-containing protein, producing the protein MTHLKTVLAASVAAAALSACAPQDMFGPYGDAASARPAPAAQAEAPPPSREGLAAGVHDAGSAAWNLELVTNHPTPEGFSATAIIEGGSGTASAYQDDGAGEGGESEDAQSERRRRLFDVLALANSDLAFSGDVVFMGSFHGVNAFDVSDPASPEHVLSLVCPGGQGDVSVHANLLFMSVEENRARIDCGGGGVEGEVSEERFRGVRIFDISDLQSPRQVAAVQTCRGSHTHTLVPHPSDPDTLYVYVQGTGSVRSGEELEICSGGSPDENPDTALYSIDVIEVPLAAPETAHIVNRPRIFADRETGEIAGLWQAVESGEGGGPRSGTTNHCHDITVYPEFGLAAGACSGNGILLDITDPVNPARIAEVFDPAMAYWHSATFSNDAQKIVFTDEWGGGLGARCRAWDPVNWGANVIVSVQGEELVQHAYFKIPNEQTEQENCVAHNGSLIPVPGRDLFVQSWYQGGISVMDFTDPDNPVEIAYFDRGPVHAEELYLAGHWSAYWHNGHIYASEIVRGLDVLTLTPSVLLSQAEIEAAALVTFEEANPQVQRHFEWPAEPVVARAYLDQLERSGTVSARLLARAGEEVARWQEGAPREARLARLSADLEAQAAATGGRDAERLSELARVLREAD; encoded by the coding sequence ATGACACATCTCAAGACCGTGCTCGCCGCGTCGGTTGCCGCCGCGGCGCTGTCGGCCTGCGCGCCGCAGGACATGTTCGGCCCGTACGGCGATGCCGCGTCCGCACGGCCCGCGCCCGCGGCGCAGGCCGAGGCGCCGCCGCCAAGCCGCGAGGGGCTCGCCGCGGGCGTGCACGATGCCGGCTCCGCCGCGTGGAATCTCGAGCTCGTGACCAATCATCCGACCCCGGAGGGCTTCTCCGCCACCGCCATCATCGAGGGCGGCAGCGGCACCGCCTCCGCCTATCAGGACGATGGCGCCGGGGAGGGCGGGGAGTCCGAGGACGCGCAGTCGGAACGCCGACGCCGCCTGTTCGACGTGCTGGCGCTCGCCAACTCCGACCTCGCCTTTTCCGGCGACGTCGTCTTCATGGGCAGCTTCCACGGCGTGAACGCCTTCGACGTGTCCGACCCGGCAAGCCCCGAGCATGTGCTGTCGCTCGTCTGCCCCGGGGGGCAGGGCGACGTCTCCGTGCACGCAAACCTGCTCTTCATGAGCGTGGAGGAGAACCGCGCCCGGATCGATTGCGGCGGCGGCGGCGTGGAGGGCGAGGTCAGCGAGGAGCGCTTCCGCGGCGTGCGAATCTTCGACATCTCCGATCTCCAAAGCCCCCGCCAGGTCGCGGCGGTGCAGACCTGCCGCGGCTCGCACACCCATACGCTCGTGCCGCATCCGTCGGATCCGGACACGCTCTATGTCTACGTCCAGGGCACCGGCTCCGTGCGTTCGGGCGAGGAGCTGGAGATCTGCTCGGGCGGGTCGCCGGATGAGAACCCGGACACCGCGCTCTATTCCATCGACGTGATCGAGGTGCCGCTCGCCGCGCCCGAGACCGCACACATCGTCAACCGCCCGCGCATCTTTGCCGACCGCGAGACCGGCGAGATCGCCGGCCTCTGGCAGGCCGTCGAATCCGGGGAAGGGGGCGGGCCGCGCTCGGGCACGACCAATCACTGCCACGACATCACGGTCTATCCCGAATTCGGCCTCGCGGCCGGCGCGTGCAGCGGCAACGGCATCCTGCTCGACATCACCGACCCCGTGAACCCGGCCCGCATCGCCGAGGTCTTCGACCCGGCCATGGCCTACTGGCACTCGGCGACCTTCTCCAACGACGCGCAGAAGATCGTCTTCACCGACGAATGGGGCGGCGGGCTCGGCGCGCGCTGCCGGGCGTGGGACCCGGTGAACTGGGGCGCCAACGTCATCGTCTCGGTCCAGGGCGAGGAGCTCGTCCAGCATGCCTATTTCAAGATCCCGAACGAGCAGACCGAGCAGGAGAACTGCGTCGCCCACAACGGTTCGCTGATCCCGGTGCCGGGACGCGATCTCTTCGTGCAGAGCTGGTACCAGGGCGGCATCTCGGTGATGGACTTCACCGACCCGGACAATCCGGTCGAGATCGCCTATTTCGACCGCGGCCCGGTGCACGCGGAAGAGCTCTATCTTGCCGGTCACTGGTCGGCCTACTGGCACAACGGCCACATCTACGCCTCCGAGATCGTGCGCGGTCTCGACGTGCTGACGCTCACCCCGAGCGTGCTGCTGTCCCAGGCCGAGATCGAGGCGGCCGCGCTCGTCACCTTCGAGGAAGCCAATCCGCAGGTGCAGCGTCATTTCGAGTGGCCGGCCGAGCCGGTCGTCGCGCGCGCCTATCTCGATCAGCTGGAGCGCTCCGGCACGGTGTCCGCCCGCCTGCTGGCCCGGGCCGGCGAGGAGGTGGCGCGCTGGCAGGAGGGTGCGCCGCGAGAAGCGCGGCTCGCGCGCCTGTCGGCCGATCTCGAGGCGCAAGCCGCCGCGACCGGGGGCCGCGACGCCGAGCGCCTGTCCGAACTCGCCCGCGTGCTGCGGGAAGCGGACTAG
- a CDS encoding methyl-accepting chemotaxis protein produces the protein MRISNMPMMGKVLVIVALMSAGAAALGGLGLYGTTALRGAVSSVDAAGDSALLGMALEKNVLELSRAEFRLAADPGQSAEIEREIDAAREALEADIAALQALSSAEIDARLAAIERRLETYRGSLDTMVAAAATVETSARSAAETELLALARASRENAAALRAEVVELVATFDQRADIEGANAAALADTTRTTLILGAIAAVIGGLVLGTLIGRQSVSQPLKRAIVRVESLAKGDLDTPVEETARGDEVGTLNRALEVFQSSMREQARLRASNERAARRKLEQAEALAALTDAFEDQVGESVAALASAAEELRATATSMAATAEQTAGESTSVSASTDQTANNIQMVASATEELSTSIREVGQQIARTAEIADRAAGKVAEAIEGIEDLETSSKEIGTVLDLISTVTEQTKLLALNATIEAARAGEAGKGFAVVAAEVRQLAEQTERATGEVTAKIAAIQSRTRDAAEAVREIDTVVGEVSDVSTAVAAAAEQQVAATTEISRNVNEAASGSESVSRSVASLTEASEATSAAASQVSSTAQSVAERAATIRGQITDYLREAQADDAGEQEGADIVALAPAGKRAA, from the coding sequence ATGCGAATTTCGAACATGCCGATGATGGGCAAGGTGCTCGTCATCGTCGCCCTGATGAGCGCCGGCGCGGCCGCGCTCGGCGGGCTTGGACTGTACGGGACGACGGCCCTGCGCGGCGCGGTCTCCAGCGTCGATGCGGCCGGAGACTCCGCGCTGCTCGGAATGGCGCTGGAGAAGAACGTGCTCGAACTCAGCCGCGCCGAGTTCCGCCTCGCCGCCGATCCCGGCCAGTCGGCCGAGATCGAGCGCGAGATCGACGCGGCGCGCGAAGCGCTGGAGGCCGATATCGCCGCGTTGCAGGCCCTGTCCAGCGCGGAGATCGATGCCCGGCTCGCCGCGATCGAACGCCGGCTCGAGACCTATCGCGGCTCGCTCGACACGATGGTCGCCGCCGCGGCGACGGTCGAGACCAGCGCGCGCAGCGCCGCGGAAACCGAGCTCCTCGCCCTCGCGCGGGCCTCGCGGGAGAACGCCGCCGCCCTGCGGGCCGAGGTGGTCGAGCTGGTCGCCACCTTCGACCAGCGCGCCGACATCGAGGGCGCGAACGCCGCCGCTCTCGCCGACACCACGCGCACCACGCTGATCCTCGGCGCCATCGCCGCGGTGATCGGCGGGCTCGTCCTCGGCACCCTCATCGGGCGCCAGTCGGTGTCCCAGCCCCTGAAGCGCGCCATCGTCCGCGTCGAGAGTCTCGCGAAGGGCGATCTCGACACGCCTGTCGAGGAAACCGCACGCGGCGACGAGGTCGGCACGCTCAACCGCGCGCTGGAAGTGTTCCAGTCCAGCATGCGCGAGCAGGCGCGGTTGCGCGCGAGCAACGAGCGCGCCGCCCGGCGCAAGCTCGAACAGGCCGAGGCCCTCGCCGCGCTCACCGACGCCTTCGAGGACCAGGTCGGGGAAAGCGTCGCCGCACTCGCCTCGGCCGCCGAGGAATTGCGGGCCACCGCCACCTCCATGGCCGCGACCGCCGAGCAGACGGCCGGCGAGAGCACCTCGGTCTCCGCCTCCACCGACCAGACGGCGAACAATATCCAGATGGTCGCCTCCGCCACCGAGGAGCTGAGCACCTCGATCAGGGAGGTCGGCCAGCAGATCGCGCGCACCGCCGAGATCGCCGACCGCGCCGCCGGGAAGGTCGCCGAGGCGATCGAGGGAATCGAGGATCTCGAGACCTCGTCGAAGGAAATCGGCACGGTGCTCGATCTCATCTCCACCGTGACCGAGCAGACCAAGCTGCTCGCCCTGAACGCCACGATCGAGGCGGCGCGTGCCGGCGAGGCCGGCAAGGGCTTTGCCGTCGTCGCCGCCGAGGTGCGCCAGCTCGCCGAGCAGACCGAGCGGGCGACCGGCGAGGTCACCGCCAAGATCGCCGCGATCCAGAGCCGCACCCGCGACGCCGCCGAGGCGGTGCGCGAGATCGACACGGTCGTCGGCGAGGTCAGCGACGTGTCCACCGCCGTGGCGGCAGCGGCCGAGCAGCAGGTCGCCGCGACGACCGAGATCAGCCGGAACGTCAACGAGGCCGCCAGCGGTTCGGAAAGCGTGTCGCGATCGGTGGCGAGCCTGACCGAGGCCTCCGAGGCGACGTCCGCCGCCGCGAGCCAGGTCAGCTCCACCGCGCAGAGCGTGGCCGAGCGGGCCGCGACGATCCGCGGCCAGATCACCGACTATCTGCGCGAGGCGCAGGCCGACGACGCCGGCGAGCAGGAGGGCGCCGACATCGTGGCGCTCGCCCCCGCCGGCAAGCGGGCTGCCTGA
- a CDS encoding IS110 family transposase, whose protein sequence is MTDHNIGIDISKSHLDVFHLEGQEARRFENAPRGYRALRKWLAQLAVTRVVFEPTGPYHRAFERAFAGKLPLVKVNPLQARRFAQACGTRAKTDAVDAQILARMGAALGLEPDAPASEKLHDLRDLQIARTALTKERTRLRNRAHVQTNTVLKRQTKARLALVERQIAELNDEIAKRIAEDRSTARKRDILCSIPGLGPVVAAAILAFLPEIGALGRKQAGSLAGLVPHCRESGQWKGKSFIGGGRKPLRDALYMPALVAMRFNPDLKAKYTALRKAGKPAKVALVALMRKLIETANALIKADRVWVESRACT, encoded by the coding sequence ATGACGGATCATAACATCGGCATCGATATTTCCAAATCCCACCTCGACGTGTTTCATCTGGAGGGGCAAGAGGCGCGTCGGTTCGAGAACGCCCCGCGCGGCTATCGGGCGCTTCGGAAATGGCTGGCTCAGCTGGCGGTGACCCGGGTCGTGTTCGAGCCGACGGGACCCTATCACCGCGCCTTCGAGAGGGCGTTCGCTGGCAAGCTCCCGCTGGTGAAGGTCAATCCCTTGCAGGCACGCCGCTTCGCGCAAGCCTGTGGGACCCGCGCCAAGACCGATGCAGTGGATGCACAAATCCTGGCACGGATGGGGGCTGCGCTCGGCCTGGAGCCCGACGCACCCGCTTCAGAAAAGCTGCATGATCTCCGTGACCTACAGATTGCGCGAACCGCCTTGACCAAGGAACGCACGCGCCTGCGCAATCGCGCCCATGTTCAGACCAACACGGTTCTCAAACGCCAGACCAAAGCCCGCCTGGCCCTGGTCGAGCGGCAGATCGCCGAGCTGAACGACGAGATTGCGAAGCGCATCGCCGAGGATCGGTCAACTGCGCGCAAGCGCGACATCCTGTGTTCGATCCCGGGCCTCGGTCCGGTCGTCGCGGCGGCGATCCTCGCCTTCCTGCCGGAAATCGGCGCGCTGGGACGGAAACAGGCTGGTAGCCTGGCCGGGCTGGTCCCTCACTGCAGGGAATCCGGCCAATGGAAGGGAAAATCCTTCATCGGCGGCGGACGCAAACCGTTACGGGACGCGCTTTACATGCCGGCCCTGGTCGCCATGCGCTTCAACCCCGACCTGAAGGCAAAATACACCGCGCTTCGCAAAGCCGGAAAACCCGCCAAGGTCGCCCTCGTCGCACTCATGCGCAAGCTCATCGAAACCGCAAATGCGCTGATCAAAGCCGATCGCGTATGGGTCGAAAGTCGCGCTTGCACATGA
- a CDS encoding ABC transporter ATP-binding protein: protein MSLSSDIPREDARERELSTLEVLAFLFRQWRRRPWLFAALVGFTAVATITDIFVPVAAGLLIDSLSAGPDDGGGRHWIAFALFVGLAFAVNAARQAAVRHEIRFSSANMADMTTEAFSRVQRFALDWHANTFAGSVVRKITRGMWAYDQVTATLWFGLIPSITVMTGLGIYMLFAWPLVGIYALSVIALFIGLSVVLSTRYIRPQNLRSNALDSELGGAVADAVGGIATVKSFGAEAREDARFHALAWRWRGEVKKTWLRFANTWLVQMACVLALQAGLTGLLVMLWQRGEASPGAVVFAITAFLMMAGYMRRFGEEVQNVQRGLDEIADIAAYAKMEEQIRDRPGAPDFVPGEGEIVFDRVRFTYAGQDEPLYADFSLRIAPGEQVALVGPTGSGKSTFVKLVQRLYDVDAGAIRIDGQDVRAVRQASLRRAIALVPQDPALFHRSIAENIAYARPGASMTEIVAAAKRARAHDFITALPSGYDTLVGERGVKLSGGERQRVAIARAVLADAPILIFDEATSSLDNETERLVQEAMADVMAGKTAIVIAHRLSTIREADRILVFEAGRIVEQGTHRELAARDDGLYARLAAIAAE from the coding sequence ATGAGCCTTTCCAGCGACATCCCGCGCGAAGACGCGCGCGAGCGTGAACTTTCCACGCTCGAAGTCCTCGCCTTCCTCTTCCGCCAGTGGCGCCGCCGGCCGTGGCTGTTCGCCGCGCTCGTCGGCTTCACCGCGGTCGCGACGATCACCGACATCTTCGTGCCGGTGGCCGCCGGCCTGCTGATCGATTCCCTCTCGGCCGGCCCGGACGATGGCGGCGGCCGGCACTGGATCGCCTTCGCGCTGTTCGTCGGTCTCGCCTTCGCCGTGAACGCGGCGCGCCAGGCCGCCGTGCGCCACGAGATCCGCTTCTCCAGCGCCAACATGGCCGACATGACCACCGAGGCCTTCTCCCGCGTCCAGCGCTTCGCGCTCGACTGGCACGCCAACACGTTCGCCGGCTCGGTGGTGCGCAAGATCACGCGCGGCATGTGGGCCTACGATCAGGTCACGGCGACGCTCTGGTTCGGCCTCATCCCCTCGATCACGGTGATGACCGGGCTCGGCATCTACATGCTGTTCGCCTGGCCGCTGGTGGGCATCTACGCGCTCAGCGTCATCGCGCTCTTCATCGGGCTCTCCGTCGTCCTGTCGACGCGCTATATCCGGCCGCAGAACCTGCGATCGAACGCGCTCGACTCCGAGCTCGGCGGGGCCGTGGCCGATGCGGTCGGCGGCATCGCGACGGTCAAGAGCTTCGGCGCGGAGGCCCGCGAGGACGCGCGCTTCCACGCCCTCGCCTGGCGCTGGCGCGGCGAGGTGAAGAAGACCTGGCTCCGCTTCGCCAATACCTGGCTCGTCCAGATGGCCTGCGTGCTGGCCCTGCAGGCCGGGCTGACCGGGCTTCTCGTGATGCTCTGGCAGCGCGGCGAGGCGAGCCCCGGCGCCGTGGTGTTCGCCATCACGGCCTTCCTGATGATGGCCGGCTACATGCGCCGCTTCGGCGAGGAGGTGCAGAACGTCCAGCGCGGGCTCGACGAGATCGCCGACATCGCCGCCTATGCGAAGATGGAGGAGCAGATCAGGGATCGCCCGGGCGCGCCGGACTTCGTTCCAGGCGAAGGCGAGATCGTGTTCGACCGGGTGCGCTTCACCTATGCCGGCCAGGACGAGCCGCTCTATGCCGACTTCTCGCTCCGGATCGCCCCGGGCGAGCAGGTCGCGCTCGTCGGACCCACGGGCTCGGGCAAGTCGACCTTCGTCAAGCTCGTCCAGCGTCTCTACGACGTCGATGCCGGCGCGATCCGCATCGACGGGCAGGACGTGCGCGCGGTTCGCCAGGCGAGCCTGCGCCGCGCGATCGCGCTCGTGCCCCAGGACCCGGCCCTGTTCCACCGCTCGATCGCGGAGAACATCGCCTACGCCAGGCCCGGCGCCTCCATGACGGAGATCGTCGCGGCGGCGAAGCGGGCGCGCGCGCACGACTTCATCACCGCCCTGCCGTCCGGCTACGACACGCTGGTGGGCGAGCGCGGGGTGAAGCTGTCCGGCGGGGAGCGCCAGCGCGTGGCGATCGCGCGCGCGGTGCTCGCCGATGCGCCGATCCTGATCTTCGACGAGGCGACCTCGAGCCTGGACAACGAGACCGAGCGCCTGGTCCAGGAAGCGATGGCCGACGTGATGGCCGGCAAGACCGCGATCGTCATCGCGCACCGGCTGTCCACCATCCGCGAGGCCGACCGCATCCTCGTCTTCGAGGCCGGCCGCATCGTCGAGCAGGGGACGCACCGCGAACTCGCGGCCCGCGATGACGGGCTCTATGCCCGCCTGGCCGCGATCGCGGCCGAGTAA
- a CDS encoding methyl-accepting chemotaxis protein — MSNQKVMAKIFVIVALMAAGAFALAGIGLYSATTLRQAVRQVDQASEMALVSAAIEQSVISLNRAEFRLAANPGGAAGIAEDIARERERFVSSLDSLRAEASGRAIEAIASVEQVFADYEAGLQNLVGEAQIAQVGAPTSDELRLLTLAQQSQQQARELRAQIDQLTSIYSERRTRERAAAGRTADTTRLMLLAGALLSILGGAATGALIGRNAIAQPLKRAVARVERLAKGDLEAPIEETARKDEIGTLNAALEVFQASMREQAELRAEREREVQRKAEEAEKEAKREAERVVAMQRQAEAERAEAERLAAITAAFEEEVGQSVAALASAAEELRATATSMAATAEQTAGETSNVSASTEQTASNIQMVASATEELSTSIKEVGRQIARTSSIAERAARKVADAIAGIDDLEASASQIGEVLTLISDVTEQTKLLALNATIEAARAGEAGKGFAVVASEVRALAEQTERATADVTRKVNAIQTRTSEAAEAVREIETVVSEVNEVSTAVAATADQQVAATTEISRNVNEAASGAESVSRAVGGLSEASEATSSAASQVSATAESVAERASGIQSRIADFLREAARRDASSREPQQIMAA, encoded by the coding sequence ATGAGCAACCAGAAGGTTATGGCGAAGATCTTCGTCATCGTGGCCCTGATGGCGGCCGGGGCTTTCGCGCTCGCGGGTATCGGGCTCTACAGCGCAACCACGCTTCGACAGGCGGTCAGACAGGTCGACCAGGCGAGCGAGATGGCTCTTGTCAGCGCGGCGATCGAGCAATCCGTGATCAGCCTGAACCGCGCCGAGTTCCGGCTTGCCGCCAATCCCGGCGGCGCGGCAGGCATTGCCGAGGACATCGCCCGCGAACGCGAACGGTTCGTGTCCAGCCTCGACAGCCTGCGTGCGGAGGCGAGCGGGCGCGCCATCGAGGCTATCGCGTCGGTGGAGCAGGTGTTCGCGGACTACGAGGCCGGGTTGCAGAACCTCGTCGGCGAGGCGCAAATCGCACAGGTGGGGGCTCCCACCTCCGACGAGCTGCGCCTGCTCACCCTCGCCCAGCAGTCGCAGCAGCAGGCACGCGAACTGCGCGCGCAGATCGATCAGCTGACGTCGATCTACTCCGAGCGCCGGACCCGGGAACGCGCCGCCGCGGGTCGCACGGCCGACACCACGCGGCTCATGCTGCTCGCCGGCGCCCTGCTGTCCATTCTCGGTGGCGCGGCCACCGGTGCGCTGATCGGGCGCAATGCGATCGCGCAGCCGCTCAAGCGCGCTGTCGCGCGGGTCGAGCGCCTTGCGAAGGGCGACCTCGAAGCCCCGATCGAGGAGACCGCGCGCAAGGACGAGATCGGCACGCTGAACGCGGCACTCGAGGTCTTCCAGGCCAGCATGCGCGAGCAGGCCGAACTGCGTGCGGAGCGCGAGCGTGAAGTCCAGCGCAAGGCCGAGGAGGCCGAGAAGGAGGCCAAACGCGAGGCCGAACGGGTGGTGGCGATGCAGCGCCAGGCCGAGGCCGAGCGGGCCGAAGCCGAGCGCCTTGCAGCCATCACCGCCGCCTTCGAGGAGGAGGTGGGCCAGAGCGTGGCCGCGCTCGCCTCTGCCGCGGAGGAGCTTCGCGCGACCGCGACGTCGATGGCCGCAACCGCCGAGCAGACGGCCGGGGAGACCTCGAATGTCTCGGCCTCGACCGAGCAGACCGCCTCGAACATACAGATGGTGGCCTCCGCGACCGAAGAACTCTCCACCTCGATCAAGGAGGTCGGACGCCAGATCGCCCGCACCTCCAGCATCGCGGAGCGAGCCGCGCGCAAGGTTGCCGACGCGATCGCCGGCATCGACGATCTCGAAGCGTCGGCCAGTCAGATCGGGGAGGTGCTCACCCTGATCAGCGACGTCACCGAGCAGACCAAGCTCCTCGCGCTCAACGCCACGATCGAGGCGGCGCGGGCGGGCGAGGCCGGCAAGGGGTTCGCCGTGGTCGCGAGCGAGGTCCGCGCCCTCGCCGAGCAGACCGAGCGGGCCACGGCCGATGTGACCCGCAAGGTCAATGCGATCCAGACCCGCACCAGCGAGGCCGCCGAGGCCGTGCGCGAGATCGAGACCGTGGTCAGCGAGGTGAACGAGGTCTCGACTGCGGTGGCCGCTACGGCCGACCAGCAGGTCGCCGCGACCACCGAGATCAGCCGGAACGTCAACGAGGCCGCCAGCGGGGCGGAGAGCGTTTCCCGCGCCGTCGGCGGACTGAGCGAGGCATCGGAGGCCACGTCCTCGGCCGCATCCCAGGTCAGCGCGACGGCCGAGAGCGTCGCGGAGCGGGCCAGCGGCATCCAGAGCCGCATCGCCGATTTCCTGCGCGAAGCGGCGCGGCGGGACGCATCCAGCCGCGAGCCCCAGCAGATCATGGCGGCCTGA
- a CDS encoding thymidine kinase: MSKLYFTYSAMNAGKSAILLQAAHNYGERGMAVMLWTSSHHAAAGADTGEIRSRIGLFAPARLFRAGLDLFAAVQARLARGPLGAVFVDEAQFLTREQVRQLARVADDLGIPVLCYGLRTDFKGALFEGAAELMALADDLREVRTICHCGRKATMNLRRSETGETVREGAQIGVEKSAYVPLCRKHFHEALEEEGPELQLRAGSGAASSDKPVAV, from the coding sequence GTGTCCAAGCTCTACTTCACATACAGCGCGATGAACGCGGGAAAGTCGGCCATCCTCCTGCAGGCCGCTCACAATTATGGCGAGCGCGGCATGGCGGTGATGCTGTGGACCTCCTCCCACCACGCGGCCGCGGGAGCGGATACCGGCGAGATCCGCTCGCGCATCGGGCTTTTCGCGCCCGCCCGCCTGTTCCGGGCCGGGCTCGACCTGTTCGCCGCGGTTCAGGCGCGCCTTGCGCGCGGACCGCTCGGCGCAGTGTTCGTCGACGAGGCCCAGTTCCTGACGCGCGAGCAGGTGCGACAGCTCGCCCGCGTCGCGGACGATCTCGGCATCCCGGTGCTGTGCTACGGGCTGCGGACCGACTTCAAGGGCGCGCTCTTCGAGGGGGCCGCCGAGCTCATGGCGCTCGCCGATGACCTGCGCGAGGTGCGCACGATCTGCCATTGCGGGCGAAAGGCGACGATGAATCTGCGCCGCAGCGAGACCGGCGAGACGGTGCGCGAGGGCGCGCAGATCGGCGTCGAGAAGTCCGCCTATGTCCCGCTCTGCCGCAAGCACTTCCACGAGGCGCTCGAGGAGGAAGGCCCGGAACTCCAGCTTCGGGCCGGCAGCGGGGCCGCCTCGTCGGACAAGCCGGTCGCGGTCTGA